One part of the Amaranthus tricolor cultivar Red isolate AtriRed21 chromosome 16, ASM2621246v1, whole genome shotgun sequence genome encodes these proteins:
- the LOC130802172 gene encoding 60S ribosomal protein L7a-2: MAPKKGIKVASKKKPEKAVNPLFEKRPKQFGIGGALPPKKDLTRFVKWPRVVQIQRKRRILKQRLKVPPAINQFTKALDKNLASNLFKLLLKYRPEDKAAKKERLLKAAQAEAEGKKPEVKKPVVVKYGLNHITYLIEQGKAQLVVIAHDVDPIELVVWLPALCRKMEVPYCIVKGKARLGTIVHKKTAAALCLTSVKNEDKMEFSRIVEAVKANFNDKFDEHRKKWGGGIMGSKSQAKMKARERVLAKEAAQRMT, encoded by the exons ATG GCTCCCAAAAAAGGAATTAAGGTTGCATCAAAGAAAAAGCCG GAGAAAGCCGTCAACCCACTCTTTGAGAAGAGACCGAAGCAATTTGGCATCGGTGGCGCTCTTCCACCGAAAAAGGATCTAACAAGGTTTGTCAAATGGCCTCGTGTGGTCCAAATCCAAAGAAAGAGAAGAATCTTGAAACAACGTTTGAAGGTTCCTCCAGCAATCAACCAGTTTACCAAGGCGCTCGACAAGAATCTTG CATCAAATCTTTTCAAGTTACTCCTCAAGTACAGGCCTGAGGATAAAGCTGCCAAGAAGGAAAGGCTTCTGAAAGCTGCTCAAGCTGAAGCTGAGGGCAAGAAACCCGAAGTGAAAAAACCTGTTGTTGTGAAGTATGGTCTTAACCACATCACATACCTCATTGAGCAG GGTAAGGCCCAGTTGGTCGTCATTGCCCACGATGTTGACCCTATTGAGCTTGTTGTTTGGCTTCCTGCCCTATGCCGTAAGATGGAGGTTCCATACTGCATTGTGAAGGGAAAAGCCCGTCTTGGAACG ATTGTTCACAAGAAAACTGCGGCCGCTCTTTGCCTTACATCTGTTAAGAATGAAGACAAGATGGAATTCAGCAGAATTGTTGAGGCTGTTAAG GCCAACTTCAATGACAAGTTTGATGAGCACCGAAAGAAATGGGGAGGTGGTATCATGGGTTCCAAATCTCAGGCCAAGATGAAGGCTAGAGAGAGGGTATTGGCCAAGGAAGCTGCCCAGAGAATGACCTAA